In Cotesia glomerata isolate CgM1 linkage group LG3, MPM_Cglom_v2.3, whole genome shotgun sequence, one genomic interval encodes:
- the LOC123260970 gene encoding ran-binding protein 3 isoform X1: protein MADCEDSTDDNCRPQETLVMKLNTPAESNKNSSYGPILVQSKFGNSPCNESNQSLSNFGGLKPSILRPSQLSTITITPGPSTKSSSDSQQSQSSPTKISEKAVLEKDNSTDKNGKSADEQVDIEHSNTENSKKESAKVAAPKFLPLATNNPKENNSICNTIGTVNNLTTSFVFGQNIKDRVTVGKNNDSSEVESKKCTKEDSIKANKSSELLFSNAATVCGSTTKSGLTLSQAAHEVEEANRASKRKYNQVILLTGEEEEVNILQINCKLFTFDKGTGGWKERGRGILRLNDRDEESRLVGRATGTQRLILNTKIWPEMTAERAGPKSLRLTAMDIHGDIRIFVVQAAPAEVDQLYNLLLQRLERAKENQPKKFAADH from the exons ATGGCGGACTGTGAGG acaGTACAGATGACAATTGCCGACCTCAAGAAACACTtgtaatgaaattaaatactCCTGCTGAATCTAACAAAAATTCTTCctatg GTCCTATTTTAGTACAATCAAAATTTGGTAATTCTCCATGTAATGAATCCAATCAGTCATTATCGAACTTCGGTGGTTTAAAGCCATCAATACTAAGACCATCCCAATTAAGTACGATCACTATTACACCTGGACCATCAACAAAGTCGTCCTCAGATTCTCAGCAGAGTCAAAGTTCTCCTACAAAAATCTCAGAAAAGGCAGTATTAGAAAAAGATAATTCTACAGATAAAAATGGTAAAAGTGCAGATGAACAAGTTGATATAGAACATAGTAATActgaaaatagtaaaaaagaGAGTGCTAAAGTTGCAGCGCCCAAATTTTTGCCTCTTGCTACTAATAATCCTAAAGAAAACAATTCTATCTGTAATACTATAGGAACAGTAAACAATTTAACAACGAGTTTTGTTTTTggtcaaaatattaaagatcGCGTGACAGTAGGAAAAAATAACGATAGTTCTGAAgttgaaagtaaaaaatgtaCAAAAGAAGATTCAATCAAAGCGAATAAATCTTCGGAATTACTCTTTTCCAATGCTGCTACTGTTTGTGGTAGTACCACCAAATCTGGATTAACATTATCACAAGCTGCACATGAAGTAGAAGAAGCTAATCGAGCTAGTAAGAGAAAATACAATCAAGTTATACTATTAACAGGTGAAGAGGAAGAAGTTAATATTCTTCAAATCAATTGCAAACTTTTTACGTTCGataaa GGGACAGGTGGTTGGAAAGAAAGAGGACGAGGCATTCTTAGACTTAATGATCGAGATGAAGAATCGCGACTTGTTGGACGTGCGACTGGTACTCAAAGACTTATTCTTAATACCAAAATTTGGCCAGAAATGACTGCTGAGCGTGCTGGACCCAAATCCCTTAGATTAACTGCTATGGACATTCATGGTGatataagaatttttgtagTCCAAGCGGCACCTGCAGAAGTTGATCAGCTCTATAATCTACTTTTACAACGACTTGAACGTGCCAAAGAAAATCAACCGAAAAAATTTGCTGCTGATCATTGA
- the LOC123260970 gene encoding ran-binding protein 3 isoform X2 yields the protein MKLNTPAESNKNSSYGPILVQSKFGNSPCNESNQSLSNFGGLKPSILRPSQLSTITITPGPSTKSSSDSQQSQSSPTKISEKAVLEKDNSTDKNGKSADEQVDIEHSNTENSKKESAKVAAPKFLPLATNNPKENNSICNTIGTVNNLTTSFVFGQNIKDRVTVGKNNDSSEVESKKCTKEDSIKANKSSELLFSNAATVCGSTTKSGLTLSQAAHEVEEANRASKRKYNQVILLTGEEEEVNILQINCKLFTFDKGTGGWKERGRGILRLNDRDEESRLVGRATGTQRLILNTKIWPEMTAERAGPKSLRLTAMDIHGDIRIFVVQAAPAEVDQLYNLLLQRLERAKENQPKKFAADH from the exons atgaaattaaatactCCTGCTGAATCTAACAAAAATTCTTCctatg GTCCTATTTTAGTACAATCAAAATTTGGTAATTCTCCATGTAATGAATCCAATCAGTCATTATCGAACTTCGGTGGTTTAAAGCCATCAATACTAAGACCATCCCAATTAAGTACGATCACTATTACACCTGGACCATCAACAAAGTCGTCCTCAGATTCTCAGCAGAGTCAAAGTTCTCCTACAAAAATCTCAGAAAAGGCAGTATTAGAAAAAGATAATTCTACAGATAAAAATGGTAAAAGTGCAGATGAACAAGTTGATATAGAACATAGTAATActgaaaatagtaaaaaagaGAGTGCTAAAGTTGCAGCGCCCAAATTTTTGCCTCTTGCTACTAATAATCCTAAAGAAAACAATTCTATCTGTAATACTATAGGAACAGTAAACAATTTAACAACGAGTTTTGTTTTTggtcaaaatattaaagatcGCGTGACAGTAGGAAAAAATAACGATAGTTCTGAAgttgaaagtaaaaaatgtaCAAAAGAAGATTCAATCAAAGCGAATAAATCTTCGGAATTACTCTTTTCCAATGCTGCTACTGTTTGTGGTAGTACCACCAAATCTGGATTAACATTATCACAAGCTGCACATGAAGTAGAAGAAGCTAATCGAGCTAGTAAGAGAAAATACAATCAAGTTATACTATTAACAGGTGAAGAGGAAGAAGTTAATATTCTTCAAATCAATTGCAAACTTTTTACGTTCGataaa GGGACAGGTGGTTGGAAAGAAAGAGGACGAGGCATTCTTAGACTTAATGATCGAGATGAAGAATCGCGACTTGTTGGACGTGCGACTGGTACTCAAAGACTTATTCTTAATACCAAAATTTGGCCAGAAATGACTGCTGAGCGTGCTGGACCCAAATCCCTTAGATTAACTGCTATGGACATTCATGGTGatataagaatttttgtagTCCAAGCGGCACCTGCAGAAGTTGATCAGCTCTATAATCTACTTTTACAACGACTTGAACGTGCCAAAGAAAATCAACCGAAAAAATTTGCTGCTGATCATTGA